The following proteins are encoded in a genomic region of Sorangiineae bacterium MSr12523:
- a CDS encoding sigma-70 family RNA polymerase sigma factor, with protein sequence MADLRFPTTTMSIVFGLQSEDAAERARSMDRLATAYWKPVYKYVRMRWQKPPHEAEEMTQDFFLRVLAKHTFQGYETSRSRFRTFVRVCLDRFVVDAARHDQAKKRGEGVAPLALDFASAEAEVGDGGVADPERFFEAEWVRHLFEVSLGQLRTALVAAGREGHFVAFDRYHVAETGAEKPSYASLAEQLGISVPELTHRLQYARREFRAIVLLTLRELTSDPEEFRSEARLVLGVDV encoded by the coding sequence ATGGCGGATCTGCGTTTCCCGACAACGACGATGTCCATCGTCTTTGGACTCCAAAGCGAGGATGCCGCGGAGCGGGCGCGCTCGATGGATCGATTGGCCACGGCGTACTGGAAGCCCGTGTACAAATACGTGCGCATGCGCTGGCAAAAGCCACCGCACGAGGCAGAGGAAATGACGCAGGACTTCTTTCTGCGCGTCCTAGCCAAGCATACGTTTCAGGGTTATGAAACCTCGCGGTCGCGCTTTCGGACCTTCGTACGCGTGTGCCTCGATCGGTTCGTGGTCGATGCCGCACGGCACGATCAGGCCAAAAAGCGCGGTGAGGGTGTGGCTCCCCTTGCGCTGGATTTCGCCTCGGCCGAGGCGGAGGTGGGCGATGGGGGCGTGGCCGATCCCGAGCGCTTTTTCGAGGCGGAGTGGGTGCGTCATCTCTTCGAGGTGTCGCTCGGGCAATTGCGCACGGCGCTCGTCGCGGCCGGGCGAGAGGGGCATTTCGTCGCCTTCGATCGGTACCATGTCGCGGAAACCGGCGCGGAGAAGCCCTCGTATGCTTCGCTCGCCGAGCAGCTGGGCATTTCCGTCCCCGAGCTGACCCACCGGCTCCAGTACGCACGGCGCGAGTTTCGCGCCATCGTGCTCCTCACCTTGCGCGAGCTGACCAGCGATCCCGAGGAATTTCGCAGCGAGGCGCGCCTGGTGCTCGGGGTCGACGTTTGA